In a single window of the Diospyros lotus cultivar Yz01 chromosome 10, ASM1463336v1, whole genome shotgun sequence genome:
- the LOC127811363 gene encoding uncharacterized protein LOC127811363 has protein sequence MKKMIAIGFEGSANKIAVGVVTLDGSILSNPRHTYVTPPGQGFLPRETAQHHLQHVLPLIKSALKTAQITPSDIDCICYTKGPGMGAPLQVAAVAVRVLSQLWKKPIVAVNHCVAHIEMGRIVTGADDPVVLYVSGGNTQVIAYSEGRYRIFGETIDIAVGNCLDRFARVLTLSNDPSPGYNIEQLAKKGEKFIDLPYVVKGMDVSFSGILSYIEATAEEKLKNDECTPADLCYSLQETVFAMLVEITERAMAHCDKKDVLIVGGVGCNERLQDMMRIMCSERGGNLFATDERYCVDNGAMIAYTGLLAYANGISTPLEESTFTQRFRTDEVLAVWRDEKESSNGLREKNV, from the exons atgaagaagatgatagCTATAGGCTTCGAGGGTTCGGCCAATAAGATTGCCGTTGGCGTTGTAACCCTAGATGGTTCAATCCTCTCAAACCCTAGGCACACCTATGTTACTCCCCCGGGCCAAGGATTCCTCCCCCGGGAAACCGCGCAGCACCACCTCCAACATGTCCTTCCCCTCATCAAATCGGCCCTGAAAACCGCCCAAATAACCCCTTCTGACATTGACTGTATTTGTTACACCAAAGGACCCGGCATGGGCGCGCCGTTACAGGTCGCTGCTGTTGCTGTCCGGGTCCTTTCTCAGCTTTGGAAGAAGCCTATTGTTGCTGTGAACCATTGTGTCGCCCATATTGAAATGGGAAGGATTGTGACCGGAGCGGATGACCCTGTTGTTTTGTATGTCAGTGGTGGGAATACGCAGGTGATTGCTTATAGTGAGGGGCGGTATAGAATTTTTGGTGAGACCATTGATATTGCTGTTGGGAATTGCTTGGACCGGTTTGCGAGGGTTCTGACTCTGTCAAATGATCCAAGCCCTGGGTACAACATTGAGCAG CTTgcaaagaaaggagaaaagtttATAGACCTTCCTTATGTTGTGAAAGGAATGGATGTTTCGTTTAGTGGGATTCTGAGTTACATTGAAGCCACTGCTGAGGAAAAGCTCAAGAATGATGAATGCACCCCTGCAGATTTGTGCTATTCGCTGCAG GAAACTGTCTTTGCTATGCTTGTGGAGATTACTGAACGGGCAATGGCCCATTGCGACAAGAAAGATGTTCTCATTGTTGGTGGCGTGGGCTGCAATGAACGGTTGCAAGATATGATGAGAATTATGTGCTCCGAGAGGGGTGGGAATTTGTTTGCAACTGATGAAAGGTACTGTGTTGACAATGGGGCGATGATCGCATACACTGGTCTCCTCGCTTATGCTAACGGGATTTCGACTCCACTGGAAGAATCAACCTTCACACAGCGGTTCAGAACTGATGAAGTTCTGGCAGTCTGGAGAGACGAAAAGGAATCTTCTAATGGCCTCAGAGAGAAAAATGTCTGA
- the LOC127811365 gene encoding protein FAR1-RELATED SEQUENCE 2-like, protein MGDGASTAETSVARELVSCESERNQGPYEGMVFDSEEAARIFYEEYATREGFVTRVLSSRKSERDGSIISRGLGCREGPPNGNSDQVAIQKRNRRRDGCTAMILVKREKPGRWVVKKFVRDHNHPLVVSLPKRRRAPDEKDRKIQELTAELRVKKRLSAAYRDQLLSLTKDVEEHNEHLSVKVQVVVRNLKELEAKWQELLQHR, encoded by the exons ATGGGTGATGGAGCCAGTACAGCAGAAACTTCTGTTGCAAGGGAATTGGTTTCATGTGAATCAGAAAGAAATCAAGGACCATATGAAGGAATGGTATTTGACTCTGAAGAAGCTGCAAGAATATTCTATGAAGAATATGCCACACGGGAGGGATTTGTGACCCGTGTTTTGTCTTCCCGAAAGTCAGAGCGTGATGGTTCAATTATTTCCCGTGGCCTTGGATGTAGAGAAGGTCCCCCTAATGGAAATTCCGATCAAGTTGCAATTCAGAAACGTAATAGACGGCGAGATGGTTGTACAGCAATGATTCTAGTGAAGAGAGAAAAGCCGGGGAGGTGGGTTGTTAAGAAGTTTGTGAGGGACCACAATCATCCTCTGGTTGTGTCATTGCCAAAGAGACGCCGAGCTCCT GACGAGAAAGATAGAAAAATTCAGGAATTGACTGCAGAATTGCGAGTAAAGAAACGACTAAGTGCAGCATACAGGGACCAGCTACTTTCTCTTACTAAAGATGTTGAAGAGCACAATGAACATCTGTCAGTGAAAGTCCAAGTTGTGGTCAGAAACCTTAAAGAACTGGAAGCTAAATGGCAGGAGCTTTTACAGCATAGGTAG
- the LOC127811364 gene encoding uncharacterized protein LOC127811364 isoform X2: protein MQCCGNTHISLMPWKPLVSYCCRSLSAPRPRRLVVSAAAAQPTASNSGDGSNGGDDLSEVLNGKVAKGSGTSARGRRLLKIREEKRKREYERLHNYPAWAKVLEGACKNDTELRAVLGDSIGNPELMRKRVEERVRKKGRDFHKSKTGSVLAFKVSFRDYNPVDSYIWFELYGSPSDQDVDLLGSVIQSWYVMGRLGAFNSSNLQLANSAMEYDPLYDPDKGSNVMPSSFHDIGDVEFQDNWGRVWVDLGTSDFFAIDVLLNCLTVLNSEYLGIQQVVFGGRRMGDWEEGMTSPDYGYKCFKI, encoded by the exons ATGCAGTGCTGTGGAAATACTCACATCTCCTTAATGCCATGGAAACCCCTAGTCTCCTATTGTTGTCGTTCTCTCTCAGCCCCACGACCGCGTCGTCTAGTGGTATCTGCAGCAGCGGCGCAACCAACAGCATCGAATTCGGGTGATGGCAGCAATGGCGGTGACGATTTGAGCGAGGTTTTGAATGGGAAGGTTGCCAAAGGGTCAGGGACGAGTGCAAGAGGCCGGAGACTTCTTAAGATTCGGGAGGAGAAAAGGAAACGCGAATATGAACGTCTTCACAACTATCCTGCCTGGGCCAA AGTGCTGGAAGGTGCTTGCAAAAATGATACAGAGCTGCGAGCTGTTCTTGGCGATAGCATTGGGAACCCTGAGCTTATGAGGAAAAGG gtTGAAGAAAGGGTTCGGAAGAAGGGTCGAGATTTTCACAAGTCCAAAACGGGTTCTGTCCTTGCTTTCAAAGTCAGCTTTAGAGA CTATAATCCTGTTGACTCCTACATATGGTTTGAATTATATGGATCACCATCTGATCAGGATGTTGACCTTCTTGGTAGT GTTATACAGTCATGGTATGTCATGGGGCGCTTGGGTGCCTTCAATTCTTCTAACCTACAG CTGGCAAATTCAGCAATGGAGTATGATCCTCTTTATGATCCAGATAAGGGTTCTAATGTAATGCCATCTTCGTTTCATGACATTGGTGATGTCGAGTTTCAGGACAACTGGGGCCGCGTTTG GGTAGACCTTGGGACCTCAGATTTCTTCGCCATTGATGTCCTCCTCAACTGCCTTACTGTGCTGAACTCAGA ATATTTGGGCATCCAACAGGTAGTTTTTGGTGGCCGCCGGATGGGTGATTGGGAGGAGGGTATGACAAGCCCTGACTATGGGTACAAGTGTTTCAAGATCTGA
- the LOC127811364 gene encoding uncharacterized protein LOC127811364 isoform X1, with protein MQCCGNTHISLMPWKPLVSYCCRSLSAPRPRRLVVSAAAAQPTASNSGDGSNGGDDLSEVLNGKVAKGSGTSARGRRLLKIREEKRKREYERLHNYPAWAKVLEGACKNDTELRAVLGDSIGNPELMRKRVEERVRKKGRDFHKSKTGSVLAFKVSFREFVILFLHSYNPVDSYIWFELYGSPSDQDVDLLGSVIQSWYVMGRLGAFNSSNLQLANSAMEYDPLYDPDKGSNVMPSSFHDIGDVEFQDNWGRVWVDLGTSDFFAIDVLLNCLTVLNSEYLGIQQVVFGGRRMGDWEEGMTSPDYGYKCFKI; from the exons ATGCAGTGCTGTGGAAATACTCACATCTCCTTAATGCCATGGAAACCCCTAGTCTCCTATTGTTGTCGTTCTCTCTCAGCCCCACGACCGCGTCGTCTAGTGGTATCTGCAGCAGCGGCGCAACCAACAGCATCGAATTCGGGTGATGGCAGCAATGGCGGTGACGATTTGAGCGAGGTTTTGAATGGGAAGGTTGCCAAAGGGTCAGGGACGAGTGCAAGAGGCCGGAGACTTCTTAAGATTCGGGAGGAGAAAAGGAAACGCGAATATGAACGTCTTCACAACTATCCTGCCTGGGCCAA AGTGCTGGAAGGTGCTTGCAAAAATGATACAGAGCTGCGAGCTGTTCTTGGCGATAGCATTGGGAACCCTGAGCTTATGAGGAAAAGG gtTGAAGAAAGGGTTCGGAAGAAGGGTCGAGATTTTCACAAGTCCAAAACGGGTTCTGTCCTTGCTTTCAAAGTCAGCTTTAGAGA GTTTGTTATATTGTTCCTGCACAGCTATAATCCTGTTGACTCCTACATATGGTTTGAATTATATGGATCACCATCTGATCAGGATGTTGACCTTCTTGGTAGT GTTATACAGTCATGGTATGTCATGGGGCGCTTGGGTGCCTTCAATTCTTCTAACCTACAG CTGGCAAATTCAGCAATGGAGTATGATCCTCTTTATGATCCAGATAAGGGTTCTAATGTAATGCCATCTTCGTTTCATGACATTGGTGATGTCGAGTTTCAGGACAACTGGGGCCGCGTTTG GGTAGACCTTGGGACCTCAGATTTCTTCGCCATTGATGTCCTCCTCAACTGCCTTACTGTGCTGAACTCAGA ATATTTGGGCATCCAACAGGTAGTTTTTGGTGGCCGCCGGATGGGTGATTGGGAGGAGGGTATGACAAGCCCTGACTATGGGTACAAGTGTTTCAAGATCTGA
- the LOC127811364 gene encoding uncharacterized protein LOC127811364 isoform X4, translating to MQCCGNTHISLMPWKPLVSYCCRSLSAPRPRRLVVSAAAAQPTASNSGDGSNGGDDLSEVLNGKVAKGSGTSARGRRLLKIREEKRKREYERLHNYPAWAKVLEGACKNDTELRAVLGDSIGNPELMRKRVIQSWYVMGRLGAFNSSNLQLANSAMEYDPLYDPDKGSNVMPSSFHDIGDVEFQDNWGRVWVDLGTSDFFAIDVLLNCLTVLNSEYLGIQQVVFGGRRMGDWEEGMTSPDYGYKCFKI from the exons ATGCAGTGCTGTGGAAATACTCACATCTCCTTAATGCCATGGAAACCCCTAGTCTCCTATTGTTGTCGTTCTCTCTCAGCCCCACGACCGCGTCGTCTAGTGGTATCTGCAGCAGCGGCGCAACCAACAGCATCGAATTCGGGTGATGGCAGCAATGGCGGTGACGATTTGAGCGAGGTTTTGAATGGGAAGGTTGCCAAAGGGTCAGGGACGAGTGCAAGAGGCCGGAGACTTCTTAAGATTCGGGAGGAGAAAAGGAAACGCGAATATGAACGTCTTCACAACTATCCTGCCTGGGCCAA AGTGCTGGAAGGTGCTTGCAAAAATGATACAGAGCTGCGAGCTGTTCTTGGCGATAGCATTGGGAACCCTGAGCTTATGAGGAAAAGG GTTATACAGTCATGGTATGTCATGGGGCGCTTGGGTGCCTTCAATTCTTCTAACCTACAG CTGGCAAATTCAGCAATGGAGTATGATCCTCTTTATGATCCAGATAAGGGTTCTAATGTAATGCCATCTTCGTTTCATGACATTGGTGATGTCGAGTTTCAGGACAACTGGGGCCGCGTTTG GGTAGACCTTGGGACCTCAGATTTCTTCGCCATTGATGTCCTCCTCAACTGCCTTACTGTGCTGAACTCAGA ATATTTGGGCATCCAACAGGTAGTTTTTGGTGGCCGCCGGATGGGTGATTGGGAGGAGGGTATGACAAGCCCTGACTATGGGTACAAGTGTTTCAAGATCTGA
- the LOC127811364 gene encoding uncharacterized protein LOC127811364 isoform X3: MQCCGNTHISLMPWKPLVSYCCRSLSAPRPRRLVVSAAAAQPTASNSGDGSNGGDDLSEVLNGKVAKGSGTSARGRRLLKIREEKRKREYERLHNYPAWAKVLEGACKNDTELRAVLGDSIGNPELMRKRVEERVRKKGRDFHKSKTGSVLAFKVSFREFVILFLHSYNPVDSYIWFELYGSPSDQDVDLLGSVIQSWYVMGRLGAFNSSNLQLANSAMEYDPLYDPDKGSNVMPSSFHDIGDVEFQDNWGRVWVDLGTSDFFAIDVLLNCLTVLNSEILWQIFGHPTGSFWWPPDG, from the exons ATGCAGTGCTGTGGAAATACTCACATCTCCTTAATGCCATGGAAACCCCTAGTCTCCTATTGTTGTCGTTCTCTCTCAGCCCCACGACCGCGTCGTCTAGTGGTATCTGCAGCAGCGGCGCAACCAACAGCATCGAATTCGGGTGATGGCAGCAATGGCGGTGACGATTTGAGCGAGGTTTTGAATGGGAAGGTTGCCAAAGGGTCAGGGACGAGTGCAAGAGGCCGGAGACTTCTTAAGATTCGGGAGGAGAAAAGGAAACGCGAATATGAACGTCTTCACAACTATCCTGCCTGGGCCAA AGTGCTGGAAGGTGCTTGCAAAAATGATACAGAGCTGCGAGCTGTTCTTGGCGATAGCATTGGGAACCCTGAGCTTATGAGGAAAAGG gtTGAAGAAAGGGTTCGGAAGAAGGGTCGAGATTTTCACAAGTCCAAAACGGGTTCTGTCCTTGCTTTCAAAGTCAGCTTTAGAGA GTTTGTTATATTGTTCCTGCACAGCTATAATCCTGTTGACTCCTACATATGGTTTGAATTATATGGATCACCATCTGATCAGGATGTTGACCTTCTTGGTAGT GTTATACAGTCATGGTATGTCATGGGGCGCTTGGGTGCCTTCAATTCTTCTAACCTACAG CTGGCAAATTCAGCAATGGAGTATGATCCTCTTTATGATCCAGATAAGGGTTCTAATGTAATGCCATCTTCGTTTCATGACATTGGTGATGTCGAGTTTCAGGACAACTGGGGCCGCGTTTG GGTAGACCTTGGGACCTCAGATTTCTTCGCCATTGATGTCCTCCTCAACTGCCTTACTGTGCTGAACTCAGA GATTCTATGGCAGATATTTGGGCATCCAACAGGTAGTTTTTGGTGGCCGCCGGATGGGTGA